Proteins from a genomic interval of Bdellovibrionales bacterium:
- the fsa gene encoding fructose-6-phosphate aldolase translates to MKFFVDTADLSEIKELAATGLLDGVTTNPSLVAKSGHSNFIELIREITAIVEGPVSAEVASTDYVTMMAEAQTLAKIADNIAVKVPLTPAGLKVCKNLSSNGTMVNVTLCFSAAQAILAAKAGATFVSPFVGRLDDIGQSGMELIADICTIYGAYPSFDTQVLVASVRSPMHVVEAARMGADVATIPPSVIRQLFNHPLTDKGLAQFVEDWKKTGQTIPV, encoded by the coding sequence ATGAAGTTTTTTGTTGATACCGCCGATTTGTCAGAAATAAAAGAGCTGGCCGCAACAGGCCTTCTGGATGGGGTGACAACCAACCCCTCGCTGGTCGCAAAGTCGGGCCACAGCAACTTTATCGAACTGATCCGCGAGATCACGGCCATCGTCGAAGGGCCTGTGAGCGCCGAGGTTGCCTCAACCGATTATGTCACCATGATGGCCGAAGCCCAAACGCTGGCCAAGATTGCGGACAACATCGCGGTGAAGGTTCCGTTGACCCCAGCAGGTCTTAAGGTTTGTAAGAATCTGTCCAGTAATGGCACGATGGTCAATGTGACGCTATGCTTCTCAGCAGCGCAGGCCATTTTGGCCGCCAAGGCGGGCGCGACGTTCGTCTCGCCCTTCGTTGGACGGCTTGATGATATTGGCCAAAGCGGCATGGAGCTGATTGCCGATATTTGCACCATTTATGGCGCTTATCCTTCCTTTGATACGCAAGTGCTTGTGGCCTCGGTGCGCTCGCCCATGCATGTGGTGGAAGCGGCCAGAATGGGCGCGGACGTCGCTACGATCCCGCCATCGGTGATCCGTCAGTTGTTTAACCATCCTTTAACCGACAAAGGCTTGGCGCAATTTGTTGAAGACTGGAAAAAGACCGGTCAAACTATTCCAGTGTAA
- a CDS encoding DUF4389 domain-containing protein, translating to MNEIINEETLKKNVKDKDTWLRFVYLVVFGFAFYLSIILTFATSIFQFLAKLFGGHSFVGLAEFGANLATYQAQVTRYLTFSSDEKPFPFAPFPAEKQADVTDKVAE from the coding sequence ATGAACGAGATCATTAACGAAGAGACCCTGAAAAAGAACGTCAAGGACAAGGACACTTGGCTGCGCTTTGTGTATCTGGTCGTTTTCGGGTTTGCCTTTTACCTGTCCATTATCCTGACCTTTGCCACCTCGATCTTTCAGTTCTTGGCGAAGTTGTTCGGCGGCCATTCCTTTGTCGGCCTAGCCGAGTTTGGCGCGAACCTCGCCACCTATCAGGCGCAGGTTACCCGCTATCTGACGTTCTCCTCGGACGAAAAGCCCTTCCCCTTCGCGCCGTTTCCAGCGGAGAAACAGGCGGATGTTACGGACAAAGTAGCCGAGTAA
- the glmU gene encoding bifunctional UDP-N-acetylglucosamine diphosphorylase/glucosamine-1-phosphate N-acetyltransferase GlmU, with protein MTDKATPVNQPPLACVILAAGQGTRMKSSLPKILHPVASFPMIHHVVRACEALAPQKVVVVVAPAMEPVQAAVAPHACAIQQQPLGTGDAVKAAREALSGFEGHILVLFGDTPLITPASLTALRERLMQDKAALAVAGFVPADPAPYGRLVMDEAGRLQAIVEAADATPAQKAITLCNGGIMLFKASALWSLLDQVGNDNAKGEYYLTDCIALAAKQGLPVTTTTLDADDVRGVNTRVQLAEVEAVMQSRLRKAHMLAGVTMIDPATVFLAADTVMGRDVSIGPNVVFATGVVIEDNVEIRAFSHLDQVTVKKGAIIGPFVRLRPKSVIGEAAHIGNFVEIKNTKVAKGAKVNHLSYIGDASVGEKTNIGAGTITCNYDGFTKAHTEIGAGAFIGSNTALVAPVTIGDGAIIAAGSTITQDIPSDALAIARERQTNTEGWAGRFRALQKTKS; from the coding sequence ATGACCGACAAGGCAACGCCTGTAAACCAACCTCCCTTAGCCTGCGTTATTCTGGCGGCAGGGCAGGGGACGCGCATGAAATCCTCTCTGCCTAAGATATTGCATCCGGTGGCCTCCTTTCCCATGATCCATCATGTCGTGAGGGCATGCGAGGCTCTTGCGCCGCAGAAGGTCGTGGTCGTCGTCGCGCCCGCTATGGAGCCAGTGCAAGCGGCAGTCGCGCCCCATGCCTGCGCCATTCAGCAGCAGCCCCTTGGGACAGGCGATGCGGTGAAGGCCGCGCGTGAGGCTCTGAGTGGCTTTGAGGGGCATATTCTGGTTCTATTTGGCGATACGCCGCTGATTACGCCTGCCTCACTTACGGCGCTGCGTGAGCGTTTGATGCAGGATAAGGCCGCACTGGCCGTTGCAGGCTTTGTGCCCGCCGATCCTGCCCCCTATGGCCGCTTGGTCATGGACGAAGCTGGTAGGCTGCAAGCGATTGTCGAGGCCGCCGATGCCACGCCTGCGCAAAAGGCAATCACGCTTTGCAACGGCGGGATAATGCTGTTTAAGGCCTCCGCCTTGTGGTCTTTGCTGGATCAGGTCGGCAACGATAACGCCAAGGGCGAATACTACCTGACCGACTGCATTGCTCTGGCCGCCAAGCAAGGCTTGCCAGTGACCACGACAACGCTGGATGCCGATGACGTGCGGGGCGTGAACACACGCGTGCAGCTGGCCGAGGTCGAGGCCGTGATGCAGAGCCGCTTGCGTAAGGCGCATATGCTGGCGGGCGTTACAATGATCGACCCTGCGACGGTCTTTCTAGCGGCAGATACGGTGATGGGTCGCGATGTCTCTATCGGGCCGAACGTTGTCTTTGCGACAGGCGTTGTGATCGAGGATAACGTCGAAATCCGCGCCTTTTCCCATCTGGATCAGGTCACTGTGAAAAAGGGCGCGATCATCGGCCCCTTTGTCCGGCTGCGCCCCAAGTCGGTGATCGGCGAGGCCGCCCATATCGGCAACTTTGTTGAGATCAAGAACACAAAAGTCGCTAAGGGCGCAAAGGTCAACCACCTTTCCTATATCGGCGATGCCTCGGTTGGCGAGAAAACCAATATCGGCGCGGGCACGATCACCTGCAACTATGACGGCTTTACCAAGGCTCATACGGAAATAGGCGCGGGCGCGTTTATCGGCTCAAACACGGCTCTCGTCGCGCCCGTCACAATAGGCGATGGCGCGATCATCGCGGCGGGCAGCACAATCACGCAGGATATCCCCTCGGATGCTTTGGCCATCGCCCGCGAAAGGCAAACGAATACAGAAGGTTGGGCGGGACGTTTTCGCGCCTTGCAAAAAACAAAATCGTGA
- the dnaA gene encoding chromosomal replication initiator protein DnaA translates to MVSMAAKKQTSENAQVSDQVFDSLDTASSPDFASPVWTQLRDLLRDHLGETAYRRWIEPVKGSVVLNAKGDSALSISAPTRFMRDWIEAHYGDVVRMLWRKLVKAGGVEFVVASPLLKPAATTQDLVNAGASPVVTALPPQQAAAPSFPSMVSAMPQGSPSDEAALDPRFTFDNFVVGKPNELAYAAARRVADTETPTFNPLFLYGGSGLGKTHLMHAIAWQIRRNFPNRRVIYMSAEKFMYQFVRALRYKDTVSFKDQFRSVDVLMIDDVQFIGGKDTTQEEFFHTFNALVDRNRQVIVSADKSPQDLDRVEERLRSRLGWGLVADLHPANYELRLGILHAKAEKLGCAMPDKVIEFLGHKITSNVRELEGALNRIVAHSQLVGRTISLEMTQEVLADVLRSTERRITIDEIQKKVAEHFNIRVSDMHSARRARAVARPRQVAMYLAKQLTPRSLPEIGRKFGGRDHTTVIHAVKKIEELSAYDNAFREDVDLLRRLLQG, encoded by the coding sequence ATGGTATCGATGGCCGCTAAAAAGCAGACAAGTGAAAACGCGCAAGTGTCCGATCAAGTTTTCGACTCCTTAGATACCGCTTCCTCTCCCGATTTTGCTTCCCCTGTTTGGACACAACTGCGCGATCTTTTGCGCGACCATTTGGGCGAGACGGCCTATCGCCGTTGGATCGAACCCGTCAAGGGAAGCGTTGTGCTAAACGCCAAGGGAGATTCCGCTCTTTCCATCTCCGCACCGACGCGCTTTATGCGCGACTGGATCGAAGCCCATTACGGCGATGTTGTTCGTATGTTGTGGCGTAAACTTGTTAAGGCAGGCGGTGTTGAGTTTGTTGTTGCCTCCCCCCTCTTAAAACCAGCTGCTACAACACAGGATCTTGTGAACGCAGGGGCCTCACCTGTTGTGACAGCACTGCCTCCACAACAAGCCGCCGCGCCTTCGTTTCCGTCCATGGTTTCCGCAATGCCGCAAGGCTCGCCCAGCGATGAAGCCGCCCTTGATCCACGCTTTACGTTTGATAATTTCGTCGTAGGCAAACCCAATGAACTGGCCTATGCCGCCGCGCGGCGCGTGGCCGATACGGAAACGCCGACGTTCAACCCGCTGTTCCTTTATGGTGGCTCTGGCCTTGGCAAAACGCATTTGATGCACGCGATTGCGTGGCAAATTCGCCGCAACTTTCCCAATCGCCGCGTCATCTATATGTCCGCTGAAAAGTTCATGTATCAATTCGTGCGCGCGCTTCGCTACAAAGACACCGTCTCATTTAAGGATCAGTTTCGTTCGGTCGATGTTTTGATGATCGATGATGTGCAGTTCATCGGCGGCAAGGACACGACGCAGGAAGAATTCTTCCACACCTTTAACGCGCTGGTGGATCGCAACCGCCAAGTCATCGTTTCCGCCGATAAATCGCCGCAGGATCTGGATCGCGTGGAGGAGCGCTTGCGCTCGCGCCTTGGTTGGGGTCTTGTTGCTGATTTGCATCCCGCCAATTACGAATTGCGCCTTGGCATTTTGCACGCTAAAGCTGAAAAGCTAGGCTGCGCCATGCCCGACAAGGTGATCGAATTCTTGGGCCACAAAATCACGTCCAACGTGCGCGAGCTTGAGGGCGCGTTGAACCGCATCGTTGCGCATTCACAGCTGGTGGGACGCACCATCTCGCTAGAGATGACGCAAGAAGTCTTGGCCGACGTGCTACGCTCAACCGAGCGTCGCATCACGATTGACGAGATTCAAAAGAAAGTGGCTGAGCATTTCAATATCCGTGTGTCGGATATGCACTCCGCCCGCCGCGCCCGCGCCGTGGCAAGGCCGCGTCAGGTTGCGATGTATCTGGCCAAGCAACTCACGCCGCGCAGCCTGCCGGAAATTGGCCGCAAGTTCGGTGGCCGCGATCACACCACGGTCATCCATGCCGTCAAGAAGATCGAAGAGTTGTCAGCCTATGACAACGCCTTCCGCGAGGATGTCGATCTGCTCCGCCGCTTGCTACAGGGTTAA
- a CDS encoding glucokinase has protein sequence MTHSLLADIGGTNARFAVVDEKGAVSRIKIYAVRENPTLMGALESYRKEECADLSIKAVAMAIAGPILGDRVPLTNSDWVCDKTEIANAVGTPHVFILNDFEAIAVAIGSMKAEDTIVLQTGQPLDFAPRLVMGPGTGLGIAALKPVQGGGFEAIRTEGGHVRYAPANDREHQMIRLLSRELSFVSAEDLISGPGIVNLYKANCMLVGEAPELSDPAAIVQASREGNPLCKQVLGDFAAIFGSVASQMALSYIALGGVYLTGGVLEKLGADFDQSRFLERFATNPKMASLLARAPVYRVKASIPAFEGLERVVGLLL, from the coding sequence ATGACTCATAGCCTTCTCGCCGACATCGGGGGTACAAACGCTCGTTTTGCCGTTGTCGATGAGAAGGGCGCTGTAAGTCGTATCAAAATCTATGCCGTTCGCGAAAACCCGACCCTTATGGGTGCGCTGGAGTCCTACCGCAAAGAAGAATGCGCCGACCTTTCTATTAAGGCGGTGGCCATGGCCATCGCGGGGCCGATTCTTGGCGATAGGGTTCCTTTGACAAACTCGGACTGGGTTTGCGACAAGACTGAAATTGCGAACGCTGTAGGCACACCCCACGTTTTTATCCTAAATGATTTTGAAGCGATTGCTGTCGCTATCGGTTCGATGAAGGCCGAGGACACCATCGTCTTGCAAACAGGGCAACCCTTGGATTTCGCGCCTCGCCTTGTGATGGGGCCCGGCACGGGCCTTGGCATTGCCGCGCTTAAGCCTGTTCAAGGCGGCGGCTTTGAAGCCATCCGAACAGAAGGCGGCCATGTTCGCTATGCCCCCGCCAATGACCGTGAGCACCAGATGATCCGCCTGCTTTCGCGTGAACTAAGTTTTGTCAGTGCCGAGGATTTGATCTCTGGCCCAGGTATTGTGAATCTTTACAAGGCTAATTGCATGCTGGTGGGGGAGGCTCCTGAATTGAGCGACCCCGCCGCCATAGTGCAGGCCTCGCGTGAGGGTAATCCGCTGTGTAAGCAAGTGCTGGGCGATTTTGCCGCGATCTTCGGTAGCGTGGCCAGCCAGATGGCTTTATCCTACATCGCGCTTGGCGGCGTCTATCTGACGGGCGGCGTATTGGAAAAGTTGGGTGCCGATTTCGATCAATCCCGCTTTTTAGAGCGCTTTGCGACCAACCCGAAAATGGCCAG
- the rpsT gene encoding 30S ribosomal protein S20 produces MANHKSAAKRARQTVKTNELNRSRRAKVRTLTKAVEKAIVGKDPETAVTTLRSAESGLARAASKGTLHPKTAARKTSRLAKAVKKIALAKA; encoded by the coding sequence ATGGCTAATCATAAATCTGCCGCCAAGCGTGCGCGGCAAACTGTTAAAACTAATGAGCTGAACCGCTCACGTCGTGCCAAAGTCCGCACCCTGACGAAAGCGGTTGAAAAGGCCATTGTCGGCAAGGATCCGGAAACGGCTGTTACGACTTTGCGCTCTGCTGAATCTGGGTTGGCTCGTGCAGCAAGCAAAGGCACACTGCATCCTAAGACTGCCGCTCGTAAAACCTCGCGTTTGGCAAAGGCCGTCAAGAAAATTGCCTTGGCTAAAGCCTAA
- a CDS encoding type II toxin-antitoxin system RatA family toxin, whose translation MAQHSEKRVFPYTPEQVFDLVADVAHYPDFLPWCLDARIFETSPTSMKADLRVGYKALHDTFTSIVQLDRPRSIVVTYGAGPLSHLHTVWRFDPVGKGACEVHFDVDFCLKSPILGALLDAFFERAFFKMVEAFESRAAQIYGEDAGSV comes from the coding sequence ATGGCCCAGCACAGCGAAAAACGTGTTTTTCCCTATACGCCAGAGCAGGTTTTCGATCTTGTGGCCGATGTCGCCCATTATCCCGATTTCCTGCCGTGGTGTCTGGACGCCCGCATCTTTGAAACAAGCCCAACAAGCATGAAGGCCGACCTACGCGTGGGGTATAAGGCGCTGCACGACACCTTTACCTCGATAGTCCAGTTGGATCGCCCGCGAAGCATCGTGGTGACGTATGGCGCAGGCCCCTTAAGCCACCTGCATACCGTGTGGCGGTTTGATCCGGTAGGAAAGGGGGCTTGCGAGGTTCATTTTGATGTCGATTTTTGCCTCAAATCCCCCATTTTAGGGGCTCTTTTGGACGCGTTTTTTGAGCGCGCCTTCTTCAAAATGGTCGAAGCGTTCGAATCCCGCGCCGCCCAAATTTATGGGGAAGACGCGGGAAGCGTCTAA
- a CDS encoding DUF484 family protein: MAPSSKRPYLAVAGLTPENVRGFLMENPDFLVDNADLMEELVSPELRSGDGVQDFQHYRTARIQEEYDDLKAEHEDLIDLLQENLQRQDRMNAAILALMDAPDFTSTLRLIGHDFATLLNQEAVGFFLEAGGWLDVGDYDGLKVVPPGVVNRWINGRDVMLEEVPCGLVDLYGDKAPAIRSQALVRLVIREGLPHGLLALGHSDPIQYATDLATEQVETLGGVVERCLAKWL, encoded by the coding sequence ATGGCTCCTTCATCAAAACGCCCTTATCTCGCTGTTGCTGGCCTTACGCCAGAAAACGTGCGCGGCTTTTTGATGGAGAACCCCGACTTTCTGGTCGATAATGCCGATCTGATGGAAGAGCTTGTCTCGCCAGAGCTGCGCAGTGGCGATGGCGTGCAAGACTTCCAGCATTATAGAACGGCAAGAATTCAAGAAGAGTATGACGACCTAAAAGCCGAGCACGAAGATTTGATCGACCTTTTACAGGAAAACCTTCAGCGCCAAGACCGCATGAACGCTGCGATCCTTGCTTTAATGGATGCGCCCGATTTTACCTCAACCTTGCGCCTGATCGGTCACGACTTCGCCACGCTGCTGAATCAAGAGGCCGTTGGCTTTTTCCTAGAGGCAGGCGGCTGGCTGGATGTCGGCGACTATGACGGGCTTAAAGTTGTGCCACCGGGGGTTGTTAACCGTTGGATTAATGGCCGCGACGTGATGCTAGAGGAAGTACCTTGCGGTCTTGTGGATTTGTACGGGGATAAAGCCCCTGCCATCCGCTCGCAAGCTCTCGTGCGCCTTGTGATCAGGGAAGGGCTTCCTCATGGGCTTCTGGCCCTTGGGCATAGCGATCCTATCCAGTATGCCACCGATCTGGCGACCGAACAGGTCGAAACCCTTGGCGGCGTGGTCGAGCGTTGCCTTGCCAAATGGCTTTAA
- a CDS encoding primosomal protein N': MNDPDAKPTKNLRQETVRVLLPLPLGDGYDYLVPPSLTLGKGSFVTVPLGRKEEVIGIVWDEGSGKVEASKLKAITSVLDLAPLDETTRRFVDWVAGYTLTPAGSILKMVLGGQLRPLKDKDKLPCTLADFKTNLSFPRKRESSAECQRGKRLMSAADAAQLDSRFRGNDEVGENNAQNILSEYGNYIDTLAPVLSPEQESAAAALTAAVKDNTFSVTLLDGVTGSGKTEVYGEALAQCFKDGRQALLLLPEIAMTAALFSRLEARFGLAPTLWHSGLTEKQRRLNWHAIKQGKARFILGARSALFLPYADLGLIVVDEEHEGAYKQEEGVIYHGRDMAVVRANVGAIPIVLASATPSLETLHNVQQGKYRHLILRRRFGEASMPTIKIIDLRHEKMPTQSFISDPLLQALQSAVENGQQAMLFLNRRGYAPLTLCRACGLRLQCPSCTSWMIEHKRTGRLHCHQCGYNMTVPKACPTCGAEDKFAACGPGIERIAEEIAVRLPEARTAIMASDTIADAKAAQAMVKQMDDHAIDLLIGTQIMAKGYHFPRLTTVGVIDADLGLAGGDPRAAERTFQLLQQVAGRSGRAEEAGTVYLQTTNPDHPVMRALMAGERDAFMQAEMRERKNYHLPPFGRLATITVAGADKQQVIDIARHIAAASPQNKNMRILGPAPAPFAILRGKHRYRLMVQAGRGVSLSSAIGAWLAPLPLPRTIKVQVDIDPYSFL; the protein is encoded by the coding sequence ATGAACGACCCTGATGCCAAGCCTACAAAGAACTTACGGCAAGAAACCGTTCGCGTTCTGCTGCCTTTGCCGCTGGGCGATGGGTATGATTACCTTGTACCCCCTTCCCTAACCCTTGGAAAGGGTTCGTTTGTGACCGTTCCTTTGGGTCGCAAAGAGGAAGTCATCGGCATTGTGTGGGATGAGGGCAGCGGTAAGGTCGAGGCCAGTAAGCTTAAGGCCATCACCTCCGTTCTCGATCTAGCACCCTTGGATGAGACAACACGCCGCTTTGTCGATTGGGTTGCGGGCTACACGCTCACCCCCGCCGGATCGATTCTAAAGATGGTTCTGGGCGGGCAGCTCCGCCCCCTTAAGGACAAGGATAAACTGCCTTGTACATTGGCGGATTTTAAAACAAATCTGTCATTCCCGCGAAAGCGGGAATCCAGTGCCGAGTGTCAACGAGGCAAAAGACTCATGAGCGCCGCAGACGCGGCGCAGCTGGATTCCCGCTTTCGCGGGAATGACGAAGTAGGTGAGAATAATGCCCAAAACATTCTTTCCGAATACGGCAACTATATCGACACCCTCGCCCCCGTCCTTAGCCCCGAACAAGAAAGCGCCGCCGCCGCGCTTACCGCTGCCGTCAAAGACAACACCTTTTCCGTGACGCTCCTTGATGGTGTGACGGGCTCAGGAAAAACAGAAGTTTATGGTGAGGCGCTCGCGCAATGCTTTAAGGACGGTCGGCAAGCCCTTCTCCTATTGCCAGAAATTGCCATGACCGCTGCGTTGTTTTCGCGGCTAGAGGCTCGCTTTGGCCTAGCGCCGACTTTATGGCATTCCGGCCTTACAGAAAAGCAGCGCCGCCTTAACTGGCACGCGATCAAGCAAGGCAAGGCACGGTTTATTTTGGGGGCGCGCTCGGCCCTCTTCCTGCCCTATGCCGACCTTGGCCTTATCGTCGTGGATGAAGAGCATGAGGGCGCGTACAAGCAAGAGGAAGGCGTCATCTATCATGGGCGTGACATGGCTGTGGTGCGAGCCAACGTTGGCGCTATTCCTATTGTGTTGGCCTCGGCCACGCCGTCTCTCGAGACGCTACACAATGTCCAGCAAGGCAAATACCGCCATTTGATCCTGCGCCGCCGTTTTGGTGAGGCGTCGATGCCCACCATCAAAATCATCGATCTGCGGCATGAGAAAATGCCAACGCAAAGCTTTATCAGCGATCCTCTTTTGCAAGCCTTGCAAAGCGCCGTGGAAAACGGCCAGCAAGCCATGCTGTTTTTGAACCGGCGGGGCTATGCGCCGCTCACGCTGTGCCGCGCCTGTGGGCTTCGCTTACAATGTCCCTCTTGCACCAGCTGGATGATCGAGCACAAGCGGACGGGCCGCCTGCACTGTCACCAATGCGGCTATAACATGACAGTGCCGAAGGCTTGCCCCACCTGTGGCGCGGAGGACAAGTTTGCCGCCTGCGGCCCGGGCATTGAGCGCATTGCCGAGGAAATCGCGGTGCGGCTGCCAGAGGCCCGCACCGCCATCATGGCAAGCGACACGATTGCCGACGCTAAGGCCGCGCAGGCGATGGTCAAGCAGATGGACGATCACGCGATTGACCTTCTTATCGGCACGCAGATCATGGCGAAGGGCTATCACTTCCCGCGCCTGACGACCGTGGGGGTGATTGATGCCGACCTTGGCCTTGCGGGCGGCGATCCCCGCGCGGCCGAGAGAACCTTTCAGCTTTTGCAGCAAGTCGCGGGGCGTAGCGGCCGCGCCGAGGAAGCGGGGACGGTTTACCTGCAAACCACCAATCCCGATCATCCCGTAATGCGGGCGCTTATGGCAGGTGAGCGCGACGCCTTTATGCAAGCCGAAATGCGCGAGCGGAAAAACTATCACCTGCCGCCCTTTGGTCGCCTTGCCACCATTACGGTTGCCGGTGCGGATAAGCAGCAAGTGATCGATATCGCTCGCCACATCGCCGCAGCCTCACCCCAGAATAAGAATATGCGGATCCTTGGCCCCGCGCCTGCGCCGTTCGCCATCCTGCGCGGCAAGCATCGCTATCGCTTGATGGTGCAGGCAGGGCGAGGCGTTTCTCTTTCCAGTGCGATTGGCGCGTGGCTCGCGCCGCTGCCCCTCCCCCGCACGATCAAGGTGCAGGTGGACATCGATCCCTATAGCTTTTTGTGA
- a CDS encoding HAD-IA family hydrolase, translated as MQRLEAVLFDCDGTLLDSAPDIGQALNLMLEECDRPPLPLEQIKGFLGDGMMELCCRALTATGGLPQDDVYPFVQKFITHYRKVPADPSQIYAGGREALEALSGAGVKLAMCTNKQEAATRRIFDQLDLTRYFAAIAGGDTYMVHKPHPDHVLNLLKAMDVSPEGTLFVGDGMNDVLASRQAGVKCVIITHGYSDDWEALGADALIGGFGELTAAIEKLGFSIVGK; from the coding sequence ATGCAACGGCTTGAAGCGGTTTTATTCGATTGTGACGGCACTTTGCTGGACAGCGCCCCTGATATAGGGCAAGCGCTGAACCTGATGCTGGAGGAATGTGACCGCCCTCCCCTGCCTTTAGAGCAAATTAAGGGCTTTTTGGGCGATGGCATGATGGAGCTGTGCTGCCGCGCCCTTACGGCTACGGGCGGGTTGCCACAGGACGACGTTTATCCCTTTGTTCAGAAGTTTATCACGCATTACCGCAAGGTTCCCGCCGACCCTTCGCAGATTTATGCGGGCGGGCGTGAGGCGCTGGAGGCCTTGTCGGGGGCTGGCGTTAAACTGGCCATGTGTACCAACAAGCAAGAAGCCGCCACGCGGCGTATTTTTGATCAGCTTGACCTGACGCGCTATTTCGCGGCTATCGCGGGTGGCGACACCTATATGGTGCATAAGCCTCACCCCGATCACGTCTTGAATCTGCTTAAGGCGATGGACGTATCGCCCGAAGGAACCCTGTTCGTTGGCGATGGCATGAACGATGTGCTGGCCAGCCGCCAAGCGGGCGTGAAATGCGTGATCATCACGCATGGCTATAGCGACGACTGGGAGGCCCTTGGCGCGGATGCGCTAATAGGTGGCTTTGGCGAGCTGACGGCGGCGATCGAAAAGCTTGGGTTCAGCATCGTCGGGAAGTAG